A single region of the Sphingomonas sp. LY29 genome encodes:
- a CDS encoding FAD-binding oxidoreductase, whose protein sequence is MNPAQASLIEQARARLGQRIAITDAADIEPWLTDWRGRWTGRAEAILQPGSTDEVAALVGMAGEANVPFVPQGGNTSMVGGATPPEDGSALILSLRRMNRIRSIDRSAMRAVAEAGVILQNLHGAAAGKGLRFPLTLGARGSATVGGLVSTNAGGTQVLRFGPMRALVEGVEAVLPDGTIHDGLGGLKKDNRGPSIDQLLIGAEGTLGIVTAARLRLVPAASGRAVAWLGLASPQVALDALRALEGQSDRIEGFELLPAESLDAAIGHLPGARAPLDGRHKWHVLVEMTGADAAETLPNLLAPLIDSGLVGDATIASSEAQAEAFWRLRDGLSEAEKAAYGPATQHDISVPVEAMPRFMTDAARAVEQAFPGTRASGFGHLGDGNVHFHVRAGSRADDGWLGREGGAVSRFVHDLVAAAGGSISAEHGIGQMKRDELARLDPVRVAHIRAIKAALDPRGLMNPGKLV, encoded by the coding sequence ATGAACCCGGCCCAGGCAAGTTTAATCGAACAGGCGCGGGCGCGCCTCGGGCAACGGATCGCGATCACCGATGCGGCGGATATCGAACCATGGCTGACCGACTGGCGCGGGCGATGGACGGGCCGGGCGGAGGCAATCCTTCAGCCCGGATCGACCGACGAAGTCGCCGCGCTGGTCGGGATGGCGGGAGAGGCGAACGTCCCGTTCGTTCCGCAGGGTGGCAACACCTCGATGGTGGGGGGCGCCACGCCACCCGAGGATGGATCGGCGCTAATCCTGTCGCTTCGTCGGATGAACCGAATTCGGAGCATCGACCGCTCCGCCATGCGCGCCGTCGCAGAGGCGGGCGTCATCCTGCAGAACTTGCATGGCGCCGCGGCGGGCAAGGGGCTTCGCTTTCCGCTGACGCTCGGGGCGCGGGGCAGTGCGACCGTTGGCGGGCTCGTCTCGACCAACGCCGGCGGAACGCAGGTCCTCCGCTTCGGACCGATGCGCGCGCTGGTCGAGGGGGTCGAGGCGGTCCTTCCCGACGGCACGATCCACGATGGGCTCGGCGGTCTCAAAAAAGACAATCGCGGCCCCAGCATCGACCAACTGCTGATCGGGGCGGAGGGAACGCTGGGCATCGTCACCGCAGCGCGACTTCGCCTGGTCCCGGCGGCAAGCGGTCGGGCGGTTGCTTGGCTTGGGCTTGCGAGCCCCCAGGTAGCGCTCGATGCCCTCCGCGCGCTCGAAGGGCAGAGCGACCGGATCGAGGGATTTGAACTATTACCTGCGGAGTCGCTCGATGCCGCGATCGGGCATTTGCCGGGCGCACGAGCGCCGCTCGACGGCCGGCACAAGTGGCATGTGCTGGTCGAGATGACCGGCGCTGACGCTGCCGAGACCCTTCCGAACTTGCTCGCGCCTTTGATCGACTCTGGCCTTGTCGGCGACGCGACCATCGCTTCGAGCGAGGCGCAGGCCGAGGCTTTCTGGCGCTTGCGGGATGGATTGTCGGAAGCGGAGAAGGCGGCATACGGGCCCGCCACGCAGCACGACATCAGCGTGCCGGTCGAAGCAATGCCGCGCTTCATGACCGACGCCGCCCGCGCGGTCGAACAAGCCTTCCCCGGCACCCGCGCCTCCGGCTTTGGCCACCTTGGCGACGGCAACGTCCATTTTCACGTCCGCGCCGGATCGCGCGCCGACGACGGATGGCTTGGCCGCGAGGGTGGAGCCGTGTCGCGCTTCGTCCACGATCTCGTCGCTGCGGCGGGCGGATCGATCAGCGCGGAGCATGGAATCGGCCAGATGAAGCGCGACGAACTGGCCCGCCTCGACCCTGTCCGTGTCGCCCACATCCGCGCGATCAA
- a CDS encoding adenylate kinase — translation MDIILLGPPGAGKGTQAQRLQTNRGMIQLSTGDMLREAVAKGTPTGLKAKAVMEAGELVSDAIVSALIGERLDSAEGHGAIFDGFPRTQHQAEALEILLGERRRKLDYVIELVVDEEALVTRITGRFTCAKCGAPYHDQFHTPRVEGTCDNCGNHEFKRRPDDNEQTVRTRMAEYRAKTAPILPFYRDKGLVRQVDGMASVEAVAAAIDAILDS, via the coding sequence TTGGACATCATTCTTCTCGGACCTCCCGGCGCGGGCAAGGGGACACAGGCGCAGCGCCTGCAGACCAATCGCGGCATGATTCAGCTGTCGACGGGCGACATGCTTCGCGAAGCGGTTGCCAAGGGCACCCCGACCGGGCTGAAAGCCAAGGCCGTGATGGAAGCAGGCGAGCTGGTCAGCGACGCGATCGTGTCAGCGCTGATCGGCGAGCGGCTCGACAGCGCCGAGGGTCATGGCGCGATCTTCGACGGCTTCCCGCGGACGCAGCATCAGGCCGAAGCACTCGAGATCCTGCTCGGCGAACGCCGTCGCAAGCTAGACTATGTGATCGAACTGGTGGTCGACGAAGAGGCTCTCGTAACGCGCATCACCGGTCGCTTCACCTGCGCCAAGTGCGGCGCGCCGTACCACGACCAGTTCCATACCCCGCGCGTCGAAGGCACGTGCGACAATTGCGGGAACCACGAATTCAAGCGCCGGCCCGACGACAATGAGCAGACCGTCCGGACGCGGATGGCCGAGTATCGCGCGAAGACCGCGCCGATCTTGCCATTCTATCGCGACAAGGGGCTCGTCCGTCAGGTCGACGGCATGGCCAGCGTCGAGGCCGTCGCGGCCGCGATCGACGCGATTCTGGATTCCTGA
- a CDS encoding ATPase, with protein MRTLLIAAGMLAATPASAEVLSASTNGFEIRHSANLVIPQARAYAAFGQISQWWSKDHSYSGDASRLSLQLRPGGCFCETLDGGGGVEHLRIAYLQPGERVVMTGSLGPLLYEGTSGAMDIQFEKIAGGTRIVMTYRVAGFARGNAATIAPAVDQVLGEQMKRLRIFAAGSGRR; from the coding sequence ATGCGCACGCTGTTGATCGCTGCCGGCATGCTGGCGGCCACGCCGGCATCGGCCGAGGTGCTGTCGGCCAGTACCAATGGGTTCGAAATCCGGCACTCGGCCAATCTCGTCATCCCGCAAGCGCGCGCTTACGCCGCGTTCGGACAAATTTCCCAATGGTGGTCGAAAGACCATAGCTATTCGGGCGACGCCTCGCGCCTATCGCTGCAACTGCGCCCCGGCGGCTGCTTCTGCGAAACGCTCGACGGGGGTGGTGGCGTTGAGCATCTGCGCATCGCCTATCTCCAGCCCGGCGAGCGCGTCGTCATGACCGGCAGCCTCGGCCCGCTGCTCTACGAGGGCACCAGCGGCGCGATGGACATTCAGTTCGAAAAGATCGCCGGCGGGACACGGATCGTGATGACTTATCGCGTGGCAGGCTTCGCGCGGGGCAATGCGGCGACGATCGCACCGGCGGTCGATCAGGTCCTGGGGGAGCAGATGAAGCGGCTGCGAATATTCGCCGCCGGATCGGGCCGGCGCTAG
- a CDS encoding dihydrofolate reductase: MTRPPITIVLARAINGVIGRDNDLPWHIPGDLKRFKALTMGSAMIMGRKTFDSLPGILPGRRHIVMTRDADWSHEGVEVAHDVDGAIALAGDTPISVIGGAAIFALFEPIADHIELTEVLETVEGDVSMPDLRSSERWHEVASEDHLATGDTPSWRTVSLVRA; this comes from the coding sequence ATGACCCGCCCCCCCATCACCATCGTCCTTGCCCGCGCCATTAACGGCGTCATCGGCCGGGACAACGACCTACCGTGGCACATCCCCGGCGACCTCAAGCGGTTCAAGGCGCTGACCATGGGCAGCGCGATGATCATGGGGCGCAAGACGTTCGACAGCCTGCCCGGCATCCTGCCCGGCCGCCGCCACATCGTAATGACGCGCGACGCCGACTGGAGCCACGAGGGCGTGGAAGTGGCGCACGATGTGGACGGCGCGATCGCGCTTGCCGGAGACACGCCGATTTCAGTCATCGGCGGCGCAGCGATCTTCGCCCTATTCGAGCCGATCGCCGATCATATCGAGTTGACCGAAGTGCTCGAAACGGTCGAAGGCGACGTGTCGATGCCCGACCTACGATCGAGCGAGCGCTGGCACGAAGTCGCGAGCGAGGATCATCTGGCCACCGGCGACACGCCGTCGTGGCGCACGGTCAGCTTGGTGCGCGCCTAG